The following are encoded together in the Mumia sp. Pv4-285 genome:
- a CDS encoding STAS domain-containing protein encodes MDLSLDVRPLDGFQVVEVAGEIDVYTAPRLREALADLIESGHHFVIVDVENVDFLDSTGLGVLVGGLKRVRANDGTLDVVCTRERLLKIFEITGLAKVFGIYASVDDAFGAHHS; translated from the coding sequence GTGGATCTCTCCCTCGATGTGCGACCCCTCGACGGTTTCCAGGTCGTCGAGGTCGCGGGTGAGATCGACGTCTACACCGCGCCCCGGCTGCGTGAGGCGCTGGCGGACCTCATCGAGAGCGGTCACCACTTCGTGATCGTCGACGTGGAGAACGTCGACTTCCTCGACTCCACGGGCCTCGGCGTCCTGGTCGGGGGGCTCAAGCGGGTCCGCGCCAACGACGGCACCCTCGACGTCGTGTGCACGCGCGAACGCCTGCTCAAGATCTTCGAGATCACCGGTCTCGCGAAGGTCTTCGGCATCTACGCCTCCGTCGACGACGCTTTCGGCGCGCACCACTCCTGA
- a CDS encoding DEAD/DEAH box helicase, producing MPDPIETLLRLPGATDGRLLHVAREEARDAVYAPWPSWVTESLRSRYREVGIDTLWAHQAEAAELARAGEHVVVSTGTASGKSAAYQLPALAALEAGRSADLRRGRGPTVLYIAPTKALAHDQLQGLHRLTAGWDTVRAAAVDGDNTREERQWARDHANYVVTNPDLIHRTVLPSHGRWARFLSGLQYVVVDECHHYRGVFGSHVSHVLRRLRRVAAHYGADPVFVLASATVADPAVSASRLTGMPVRAVTDDAAPRGEVAYALWEPPLVDASGGENGAPVRRPASVEAAGLLADLVSAGVRTLAFVRSRRGAESVAMSAQRMLAEVDDELAGRITTYRGGYLPEERRLIERDLRSGALLGLASTNALELGIDIAGLDAVVTTGFPGTRAALRQQFGRAGRGASRAAGVFVARDDPLDTYLVHHPEALLGAPVEGTVFDPSNPHVIGPHLAAAAQELPLTVDDLALFGAGAVEGVEALTAAGWLRRRPQGWFWTRRERAADLVDIRSVGGPAVQIVDDETGRLLGTVDGGRADATVHDGAVYVHRGETYVVEHYDPTDLIALVRPDRPDYTTTARSVTDITIVAERVSTAWGRASVAFGDVDVTSRVVSYVKRRVGSSQVLAELPLDLPEHTLRTAAVWWTLPGRLVEGLDLDPAEVPGAAHAAEHASIGLLPLLATCDRWDIGGVSTAMHPDTGMLTVFVHDGLPGGAGFARRGFDVARTWLTMTRDAIASCPCDSGCPSCVQSPKCGNGNNPLSKRGAVVLLDALLADAVEAQPSAGATPAPVSP from the coding sequence GTGCCCGATCCGATCGAGACCTTGCTGCGGCTGCCGGGCGCCACGGACGGTCGTCTGCTGCACGTCGCCCGCGAGGAGGCCCGCGACGCGGTGTACGCGCCGTGGCCCTCGTGGGTGACCGAATCCCTGCGCTCCCGCTACCGGGAGGTCGGGATCGACACGCTGTGGGCCCATCAGGCGGAAGCCGCCGAGCTGGCCCGTGCCGGCGAGCACGTCGTGGTGTCGACGGGGACCGCCTCGGGCAAGTCCGCCGCCTACCAGCTCCCTGCGCTCGCGGCGCTCGAGGCGGGGCGCTCGGCGGACCTCCGGCGTGGGCGTGGCCCGACGGTCCTCTACATCGCGCCGACGAAGGCCTTGGCGCACGACCAGCTCCAGGGCCTCCACCGGCTGACCGCCGGATGGGACACCGTACGCGCCGCCGCCGTGGACGGTGACAACACGCGCGAGGAGCGTCAGTGGGCGCGGGACCACGCCAACTACGTCGTGACGAACCCGGACCTGATCCATCGGACCGTGCTCCCGTCGCACGGACGGTGGGCGAGGTTCCTCTCCGGACTCCAGTACGTCGTCGTCGACGAGTGCCACCACTATCGCGGAGTCTTCGGGTCGCACGTCTCGCACGTGCTCCGGAGGCTGAGACGCGTCGCGGCGCACTACGGCGCGGACCCGGTGTTCGTGCTCGCCTCGGCGACGGTCGCCGACCCGGCGGTGTCCGCCTCCCGGCTGACGGGTATGCCCGTCCGCGCCGTCACCGACGACGCCGCTCCACGCGGCGAGGTGGCGTACGCCCTGTGGGAGCCGCCGCTCGTGGACGCGTCGGGTGGCGAGAACGGCGCGCCGGTCCGTCGACCCGCCTCGGTCGAGGCCGCCGGCCTGCTGGCCGATCTCGTGTCGGCCGGCGTGCGCACCCTCGCCTTCGTCCGGTCGCGGCGCGGCGCCGAGTCGGTCGCGATGTCGGCGCAGCGCATGCTCGCCGAGGTCGACGACGAGCTCGCCGGCCGGATCACGACCTACCGCGGTGGCTACCTCCCGGAGGAGCGCCGGCTGATCGAGCGGGACCTGCGCAGCGGTGCCCTGCTCGGCCTGGCGAGCACCAACGCGCTGGAGCTGGGCATCGACATCGCGGGACTCGACGCCGTGGTGACGACCGGTTTCCCGGGGACTCGCGCAGCGTTGCGCCAGCAGTTCGGGCGGGCGGGCCGAGGCGCGTCTCGCGCGGCGGGGGTGTTCGTGGCGCGCGACGACCCCCTCGACACCTATCTCGTCCACCACCCCGAGGCGCTGCTCGGCGCGCCGGTCGAGGGGACGGTGTTCGATCCGTCCAACCCGCACGTCATCGGTCCCCACCTCGCCGCCGCTGCGCAGGAGCTGCCCCTCACCGTCGACGACCTCGCCCTCTTCGGTGCCGGCGCCGTCGAGGGCGTCGAGGCGCTGACCGCGGCCGGATGGCTCCGCCGCCGCCCGCAGGGATGGTTCTGGACGCGCCGCGAGCGGGCTGCAGACCTCGTCGACATCCGGTCCGTCGGCGGACCCGCGGTGCAGATCGTCGACGACGAGACGGGGCGGCTGCTCGGCACCGTCGACGGCGGGCGCGCGGACGCCACCGTGCACGACGGCGCGGTCTACGTCCACCGTGGCGAGACCTACGTGGTGGAGCACTACGACCCGACGGACCTGATCGCCCTCGTACGCCCGGACCGCCCCGACTACACGACCACCGCACGGTCGGTCACCGACATCACGATCGTCGCCGAACGGGTCTCCACGGCCTGGGGACGCGCATCGGTCGCCTTCGGTGACGTCGACGTCACCAGCCGCGTCGTCTCCTACGTGAAGCGCCGCGTCGGATCCTCGCAGGTCCTCGCCGAGCTCCCCCTGGACCTTCCTGAGCACACGCTCCGGACCGCCGCCGTCTGGTGGACCCTGCCGGGCCGGCTCGTCGAGGGTCTCGACCTCGACCCCGCTGAGGTGCCGGGTGCGGCGCACGCTGCGGAGCACGCCTCGATCGGACTGCTGCCCCTGCTCGCGACGTGCGACCGTTGGGACATCGGTGGAGTCTCGACGGCGATGCACCCCGACACCGGGATGCTGACCGTCTTCGTCCACGACGGCCTGCCCGGTGGTGCAGGGTTTGCTCGGCGCGGGTTCGACGTCGCACGGACGTGGCTGACGATGACCCGGGACGCCATCGCGTCGTGTCCCTGCGACTCCGGATGTCCGTCGTGCGTGCAGTCGCCCAAGTGCGGCAACGGCAACAACCCCCTCTCCAAGCGCGGTGCCGTCGTCCTGCTCGACGCTCTGCTCGCCGACGCGGTCGAGGCTCAGCCCAGCGCGGGCGCGACCCCAGCGCCGGTCAGCCCCTGA
- a CDS encoding Rv3654c family TadE-like protein, translated as MTSHARVGRDGGDAGAATVYSTLIAVFLVAACIVVLQVAAVARLQHHVSSSADLAAVAASQAAVSGADACRAARTIAEAKATVLARCDTQQAAVTVAVERSARVWGRELTVRRTARAAPSDYRPAEAGR; from the coding sequence GTGACGAGCCACGCGCGTGTCGGACGAGATGGCGGCGACGCGGGCGCAGCGACCGTCTATTCGACGTTGATCGCGGTCTTCCTCGTCGCCGCCTGCATCGTCGTGCTCCAGGTCGCTGCCGTCGCGCGCCTCCAGCACCACGTCTCCTCCTCCGCCGACCTTGCGGCAGTCGCGGCGAGCCAGGCAGCGGTCAGCGGGGCAGACGCGTGCCGCGCCGCACGCACGATCGCCGAGGCCAAAGCCACCGTGCTCGCCAGGTGCGACACCCAGCAGGCGGCCGTGACGGTGGCCGTCGAGCGCTCCGCTCGGGTCTGGGGACGCGAGCTCACCGTCCGCCGCACGGCGCGGGCCGCCCCCTCCGACTACCGCCCGGCGGAGGCTGGACGATGA